In Mixta intestinalis, the following are encoded in one genomic region:
- the ampE gene encoding beta-lactamase regulator AmpE — translation MTLFSLLLVLGWERLFKMGEHWQLDHRLEPFFRQRHRFSLGRTLAMTLVAMLLVLIVILSLRGLFFGAIQLLFWILIGLLCIGAGSMRLHYHAYLKAASHGDANACGTMAEELTLIHGMPVECNQREMLRELQNALLWINYRFYLAPLFWFVIGGAYGPVLLTGYAFLRAWQSWLAKHCTPLERAHSGVDRVLHWVDWLPVRLVGVAYALLGHGERALPAWFATLGDIRRPQYQILTQLAQYSLARDERCDSVETPRIAVSLAKKVSLVIVVVVALLTIYGTLV, via the coding sequence ATGACGCTTTTTTCCTTATTATTAGTTTTAGGTTGGGAACGCCTGTTTAAAATGGGTGAACACTGGCAGCTCGATCATCGTCTTGAGCCTTTTTTTCGCCAGCGTCACCGTTTTTCCCTGGGACGCACGCTGGCGATGACGCTGGTGGCGATGCTGTTGGTACTGATCGTTATCCTCTCTCTGCGCGGATTGTTTTTTGGCGCAATACAGCTGCTGTTCTGGATTTTAATCGGCCTGCTCTGTATCGGGGCCGGTTCAATGCGCCTGCACTATCACGCTTATCTTAAGGCGGCCAGCCACGGCGATGCGAACGCCTGCGGCACGATGGCGGAGGAGCTGACGCTGATTCACGGTATGCCGGTTGAGTGCAACCAGCGTGAGATGTTGCGCGAGCTGCAAAATGCGCTGCTGTGGATTAACTATCGTTTCTATCTGGCACCGCTGTTCTGGTTTGTTATCGGTGGCGCTTACGGACCAGTATTGCTGACCGGCTATGCGTTTTTGCGCGCCTGGCAAAGCTGGCTGGCGAAGCACTGCACGCCGCTGGAGCGCGCCCATTCTGGCGTCGATCGGGTGCTGCACTGGGTTGACTGGTTACCGGTACGGTTGGTAGGCGTCGCCTATGCGCTGCTGGGGCACGGCGAACGGGCGCTGCCTGCCTGGTTCGCCACGCTGGGCGACATACGCCGCCCGCAGTATCAGATACTGACCCAGCTGGCGCAGTATTCGCTGGCGCGCGATGAGCGCTGCGACAGCGTGGAAACGCCGCGTATTGCCGTATCGCTGGCGAAAAAGGTTTCGCTGGTGATTGTGGTGGTGGTGGCGTTACTCACCATTTACGGCACGCTGGTGTAA
- a CDS encoding glycoside hydrolase family 43 protein: MITQWPNPFIEQRADPFILRHQDRYYFIASVPEYDRLELRCASTILDLVQAEATVIWRKPDVGPQSALIWAPEIHHINGQWVIYFAAAPSREIKEGLFQHRMYALTCDDADPLSGRWEDRGRIQTPLNSFSLDATTFHHQGRQWYLWAQKDPAIPGNSNLYLAELENPWTLKGRPVMLSRPEYEWECAGFSVNEGPAVIRHGQRLFVSYSASATDENYCLGLLWIDINDDPLQPAHWNKSARPVFTTSWENRQYGPGHNSFTVDEAGNDLLVYHARNYTEIEGDPLWDPNRHTRIKTLRWDASGMPDFGIPPADTSAELHQRAVNGE; the protein is encoded by the coding sequence ATGATAACTCAGTGGCCTAATCCATTCATTGAACAGCGGGCAGATCCCTTCATTTTGCGCCATCAGGATCGCTACTACTTTATTGCCTCCGTTCCTGAATACGATCGGCTTGAACTGCGCTGCGCCAGCACCATTCTGGACCTCGTCCAGGCAGAGGCAACGGTAATCTGGCGCAAGCCCGACGTCGGCCCGCAGAGTGCATTAATCTGGGCACCGGAAATCCACCATATTAACGGGCAGTGGGTTATCTATTTTGCCGCCGCGCCGAGCCGCGAAATTAAAGAAGGGCTGTTTCAGCATCGAATGTATGCCCTGACCTGCGACGATGCCGATCCCCTTAGCGGACGCTGGGAAGATCGTGGCCGTATCCAGACGCCGCTTAACAGCTTTTCGCTGGACGCCACCACTTTCCACCATCAGGGCAGACAATGGTATCTGTGGGCGCAAAAAGATCCGGCGATTCCTGGCAACTCCAATCTTTATCTGGCGGAGCTGGAGAATCCCTGGACGCTGAAAGGCAGGCCGGTCATGCTGAGCCGCCCTGAATATGAGTGGGAGTGCGCCGGATTTAGCGTTAATGAAGGACCGGCGGTTATCCGCCACGGACAGCGGCTGTTTGTCAGCTACTCGGCGAGCGCCACTGATGAAAATTACTGTCTCGGTCTGCTATGGATCGATATCAATGACGATCCGCTACAGCCTGCGCACTGGAACAAATCGGCACGTCCGGTATTTACCACCAGCTGGGAAAACCGTCAGTACGGGCCGGGGCACAACAGCTTTACCGTGGATGAGGCGGGCAACGATCTGCTGGTCTATCACGCGCGCAACTATACGGAAATTGAAGGCGATCCGCTCTGGGACCCGAACCGCCATACACGGATTAAAACCCTGCGCTGGGATGCCAGCGGCATGCCTGACTTTGGCATACCGCCAGCCGATACCTCTGCGGAATTACACCAGCGTGCCGTAAATGGTGAGTAA
- the aceE gene encoding pyruvate dehydrogenase (acetyl-transferring), homodimeric type, which yields MSERLHNDVDPIETRDWLQAIESVIREEGVERAQFLIDQVLSEARKGGVKVAAGSAVGNYINSIAVEDEPEYPGNASLERRIRSAIRWNAIMAVLRASKKDLELGGHLSSFQSSATIYEVCFNHFFRARNDKDGGDLVYFQGHISPGVYSRAFLEGRLTEEQMNNFRQEVHGNGLPSYPHPKLLPEFWQFPTVSMGLGPLSAIYQAKFLKYLEHRGLKDTSAQTVYAFLGDGEMDEPESKGAITIATREKLDNLVFVINCNLQRLDGPVTGNGKIINELEGIFGGAGWEVIKVIWGSRWDELLRKDTSGKLIQLMNETVDGDYQTFKSRDGAYVREHFFGKYPETAALVKDMSDEEIFALNRGGHDPKKIYAALKKAQDTKGKPVVILAHTIKGYGMGNSAEGKNIAHQVKKMNMEGVRYVRDRFNVPVADEELEKLPYVTFEKDSEEYNYLHGQRQKLGGYLPSRQPNFTEKLEMPTLEDFRPLLEEQNKEISTTIAFVRALNVMLKNPSIKDRLVPIIADEARTFGMEGLFRQIGIYSPNGQQYTPQDREQVAYYKEDEKGQILQEGINELGAGASWLAAATSYSTNNLPMIPFYIYYSMFGFQRIGDLCWAAGDQQARGFLIGGTSGRTTLNGEGLQHEDGHSHIQALTIPNCISYDPAFAYEVAVIMQDGLTRMYGDAQENVYYYITTLNENYHMPAMPQGAEEGIRKGIYKLETLEGSKGKVQLLGSGAILRHVREAAEILAKDYGIGSDVYSVTSFTELARDGQDCERWNMLHPTEEARVPYIAQVMNDAPAVASTDYMKLFAEQVRSYIPASDYRVLGTDGFGRSDSRENLRHHFEVDASYVVVAALGELAKRGEIDKKVVAEAISKFNIDADKVNPRLA from the coding sequence ATGTCAGAACGTTTACATAATGACGTGGATCCGATCGAAACCCGCGACTGGCTACAGGCGATCGAATCGGTCATCCGTGAAGAAGGTGTTGAGCGTGCGCAGTTCCTGATCGATCAGGTGCTGAGTGAAGCGCGTAAGGGCGGTGTGAAGGTTGCTGCAGGCAGCGCCGTTGGCAACTATATCAACTCTATCGCCGTTGAAGATGAACCGGAATATCCGGGCAACGCCTCTCTGGAGCGCCGCATTCGTTCTGCGATTCGCTGGAACGCCATCATGGCGGTACTGCGCGCCTCGAAAAAAGATCTGGAGCTGGGCGGACACCTTTCCTCCTTCCAGTCCTCTGCCACCATTTATGAAGTCTGCTTTAACCATTTCTTCCGCGCCCGTAACGATAAAGACGGCGGCGATCTGGTTTATTTCCAGGGCCATATTTCTCCCGGCGTTTACTCACGTGCTTTCCTTGAAGGACGCCTGACCGAAGAGCAGATGAACAATTTCCGTCAGGAAGTTCACGGTAACGGTCTGCCTTCTTACCCGCATCCGAAACTGCTGCCGGAATTCTGGCAGTTCCCGACCGTATCCATGGGCCTTGGCCCGCTGTCAGCGATCTATCAGGCGAAGTTCCTGAAATATCTGGAACACCGTGGCCTGAAAGATACCTCTGCTCAGACCGTTTACGCTTTCCTCGGCGACGGTGAAATGGATGAGCCGGAATCTAAAGGTGCCATCACTATCGCTACCCGCGAGAAGCTGGATAACCTGGTTTTCGTTATCAACTGTAACCTGCAACGTCTGGATGGCCCGGTAACCGGTAACGGCAAAATCATTAACGAGCTGGAAGGCATCTTCGGCGGCGCTGGCTGGGAAGTGATCAAAGTGATCTGGGGCAGCCGTTGGGATGAACTGCTGCGTAAAGATACCAGCGGCAAGCTGATCCAGCTGATGAACGAAACCGTTGACGGCGACTATCAGACCTTTAAATCCCGCGATGGCGCTTACGTGCGTGAGCACTTCTTCGGTAAATATCCGGAAACCGCTGCGCTGGTGAAAGATATGTCTGACGAAGAGATCTTCGCGCTGAACCGCGGCGGTCACGATCCGAAGAAAATCTACGCGGCGCTGAAAAAAGCGCAGGATACCAAAGGCAAGCCGGTGGTCATCCTGGCGCATACCATTAAAGGCTATGGTATGGGCAACTCCGCCGAAGGCAAAAACATCGCGCACCAGGTTAAGAAAATGAACATGGAAGGCGTTCGCTACGTGCGCGATCGCTTCAATGTGCCGGTAGCGGATGAAGAGCTGGAAAAACTGCCGTATGTGACCTTCGAAAAAGATTCGGAAGAGTACAACTATCTGCATGGTCAGCGTCAGAAGCTGGGCGGTTATCTGCCGAGCCGTCAGCCGAACTTCACCGAGAAGCTGGAAATGCCGACGCTGGAAGATTTCCGCCCGCTGCTGGAAGAGCAGAATAAAGAGATCTCTACCACTATCGCTTTCGTTCGCGCCCTGAACGTCATGCTGAAAAACCCGTCGATCAAAGATCGTCTGGTGCCGATCATTGCGGATGAAGCGCGTACCTTCGGTATGGAAGGCCTGTTCCGTCAGATCGGTATCTACAGCCCGAACGGTCAGCAGTACACCCCGCAGGACCGTGAGCAGGTGGCGTACTACAAAGAAGACGAGAAAGGTCAGATTTTGCAGGAAGGGATCAACGAACTGGGCGCAGGCGCATCCTGGCTGGCGGCGGCAACGTCTTACAGCACCAATAACCTGCCGATGATCCCGTTCTATATCTATTACTCCATGTTCGGCTTCCAGCGCATCGGCGATCTTTGCTGGGCGGCGGGTGACCAGCAGGCGCGCGGCTTCCTGATCGGTGGTACTTCAGGACGCACCACGCTGAACGGCGAAGGTTTGCAGCATGAAGATGGTCACAGCCATATTCAGGCGCTGACTATCCCGAACTGCATCTCCTACGATCCGGCCTTCGCCTATGAAGTGGCGGTGATTATGCAGGATGGCCTGACGCGTATGTATGGCGACGCGCAGGAAAACGTCTACTACTACATCACCACGCTGAACGAAAACTATCATATGCCAGCGATGCCGCAGGGCGCGGAAGAGGGTATCCGTAAGGGTATCTACAAGCTGGAAACGCTGGAAGGCAGCAAAGGTAAAGTTCAGCTGCTGGGCTCTGGTGCGATTCTGCGTCACGTCCGTGAAGCGGCAGAAATCCTGGCGAAAGATTACGGTATCGGCTCTGACGTCTACAGCGTGACTTCTTTCACCGAGCTGGCGCGTGATGGTCAGGACTGCGAACGCTGGAACATGCTGCACCCGACTGAAGAAGCGCGCGTGCCTTACATCGCTCAGGTAATGAACGATGCACCGGCAGTAGCCTCTACCGACTATATGAAACTGTTTGCCGAACAGGTGCGCAGCTACATTCCGGCCAGCGACTACCGTGTTCTGGGCACCGACGGCTTCGGTCGTTCTGACAGCCGTGAGAATCTGCGTCACCACTTTGAAGTAGACGCATCCTATGTTGTGGTGGCAGCGCTGGGTGAACTGGCTAAACGCGGTGAAATCGATAAGAAAGTGGTGGCGGAAGCCATTAGCAAATTCAATATCGACGCCGATAAAGTCAACCCGCGTCTGGCATAA
- the aceF gene encoding pyruvate dehydrogenase complex dihydrolipoyllysine-residue acetyltransferase, translating into MAIEIKVPDIGADEVEVTEILVKVGDKVETEQSLITVEGDKASMEVPSPQAGVVKEIKVNTGDKVETGKLIMIFEAEGAAEAAPAPAAEKKADAQPAPAAAAESKDVNVPDIGSDEVEVTEVLVKPGDKIEAEQSLIVVEGDKASMEVPAPFAGVVKEIKISTGDKVSTGSLIMVFETAASGNAAAAKPQVKEEAASAPAASGGSATKEVNVPDIGGDEVEVTEVLVKVGDKVTAEQSLIVVEGDKASMEVPAPFAGTVKEIKINTGDKVSTGSLIMLFEVEGAAPAAAPAAKQEASAPSAAPQAEKAAPSAAAPKASGKEEFAENDAYVHATPVIRRLAREFGVNLAKVKGTGRKGRILKEDVQAYVKEAIKRAESAPVAASGGGLPGMLPWPKVDFSKFGEVEEVELGRIQKISGANLSRNWVMIPHVTHFDKTDITELEAFRKQQNVEAEKRKLDVKITPVVFIMKAVAAALEQMPRFNSSLSEDGQKLTLKKYINIGVAVDTPNGLVVPVFKDVNKKGIVELSRELMTISKKARDGKLTAGEMQGGCFTISSIGGLGTTHFAPIVNAPEVAILGVSKSSMEPVWNGKEFVPRLMLPISLSFDHRVIDGADGARFITIINNTLSDIRRLVM; encoded by the coding sequence ATGGCTATCGAAATCAAGGTACCGGATATCGGTGCGGATGAAGTTGAAGTCACCGAAATCCTGGTAAAGGTCGGCGACAAAGTTGAAACAGAACAGTCACTGATCACCGTTGAAGGTGACAAAGCGTCGATGGAAGTGCCTTCGCCGCAGGCGGGCGTAGTGAAAGAGATCAAAGTCAACACCGGTGACAAAGTGGAAACCGGCAAGCTGATTATGATTTTTGAAGCTGAAGGTGCAGCGGAAGCTGCACCGGCTCCGGCCGCTGAGAAAAAAGCGGATGCGCAGCCTGCTCCGGCAGCCGCCGCAGAAAGCAAAGATGTCAATGTGCCAGATATCGGCAGCGACGAAGTCGAAGTGACCGAAGTGCTGGTAAAACCAGGCGATAAAATCGAAGCCGAACAGTCGCTGATTGTGGTTGAAGGCGACAAAGCCTCTATGGAAGTCCCGGCACCGTTCGCGGGTGTGGTTAAAGAGATCAAAATCAGCACTGGCGATAAAGTCAGCACCGGTTCACTAATCATGGTCTTCGAAACCGCAGCATCCGGTAACGCGGCGGCGGCGAAACCGCAGGTGAAAGAGGAAGCGGCCAGCGCGCCAGCGGCCTCTGGCGGTTCAGCAACGAAAGAAGTCAACGTGCCGGATATCGGCGGTGACGAAGTGGAAGTCACGGAAGTGCTGGTTAAAGTGGGCGATAAAGTCACCGCAGAACAGTCACTGATCGTGGTTGAAGGCGACAAAGCCTCGATGGAAGTGCCCGCGCCGTTTGCCGGTACCGTAAAAGAGATCAAAATCAACACCGGCGATAAAGTCAGCACCGGCTCTCTGATTATGCTGTTTGAAGTGGAAGGTGCCGCACCCGCCGCCGCTCCGGCAGCAAAACAGGAAGCGTCTGCACCATCGGCAGCGCCGCAGGCTGAGAAAGCGGCCCCGTCTGCTGCTGCACCGAAAGCGTCCGGCAAAGAAGAGTTTGCCGAGAATGACGCTTACGTTCATGCCACGCCGGTTATCCGCCGTCTGGCTCGTGAATTTGGCGTTAACCTGGCAAAAGTTAAGGGTACGGGTCGTAAAGGACGTATCCTCAAGGAAGACGTTCAGGCTTACGTGAAAGAGGCGATAAAACGCGCTGAATCCGCGCCTGTTGCTGCAAGCGGTGGTGGTCTGCCGGGCATGCTGCCATGGCCGAAAGTAGACTTCAGCAAGTTTGGTGAAGTGGAAGAAGTTGAGCTGGGCCGGATTCAGAAAATTTCTGGTGCGAACCTCAGCCGTAACTGGGTGATGATCCCGCACGTTACGCACTTCGACAAAACCGATATCACCGAACTGGAAGCGTTCCGTAAACAGCAGAACGTGGAAGCCGAGAAGCGTAAGCTGGATGTGAAGATCACGCCGGTTGTCTTCATCATGAAAGCCGTTGCAGCCGCGCTGGAACAGATGCCACGCTTCAACAGCTCGCTTTCTGAAGATGGCCAAAAGCTGACGTTGAAGAAATATATCAACATCGGCGTGGCGGTAGATACGCCTAACGGTCTGGTGGTTCCGGTATTCAAAGATGTTAACAAAAAAGGCATCGTTGAGCTTTCACGTGAACTGATGACGATCTCCAAAAAAGCGCGTGATGGAAAATTAACCGCTGGCGAAATGCAGGGCGGCTGTTTTACTATCTCCAGTATCGGCGGTCTGGGTACTACCCACTTTGCGCCGATTGTCAACGCGCCGGAAGTGGCCATTCTGGGCGTGTCTAAATCCTCAATGGAGCCGGTCTGGAATGGTAAAGAGTTTGTGCCGCGCTTGATGCTGCCGATCTCTCTCTCCTTCGATCACCGCGTAATTGATGGCGCCGATGGTGCGCGCTTCATTACCATCATCAACAACACCCTGAGCGACATCCGCCGCCTGGTGATGTAA
- a CDS encoding glycoside-pentoside-hexuronide (GPH):cation symporter, producing MNGSALSFKEKLGYGMGDAGCNMIGGAIMLFLNYFYTDVFGLAPALVGVLLLSVRVLDAVTDPVMGAIADRTQSRWGRFRPWLLWVSLPYVLFSVLMFTTPNWSYEYKVIYAFVTYFLMSLAYTAINIPYCSLGGVITNEPHERVSCQSYRFVMVGIATLILSLTLLPMTEYFGGGDKARGYQMAMGVMAVIGLLMFLYCFATVRERIRPAVPSNDDLKNDLRDVWKNDQWVRILLLTFCNVCPGFIRMAATMYYVTWVMGQSTHFATLFISLGVVGMMIGSTLAKVLTDRWCKLKVFFWTNIALAIFSCGFWFLDPQATLLVAVMYFLLNILHQIPSPLHWSLMADVDDYGEWKTGKRITGISFSGNLFFLKVGLAVAGAMVGFLLSLYGYDAGAKQQSATALGGITLLFTVIPGIGYLITAGVVRLLKVDRQLMQTIQQDLAKRRENYRELSALRDGKAFDIKPEGTAS from the coding sequence ATGAACGGCTCTGCGCTTTCCTTTAAAGAGAAGCTGGGTTACGGCATGGGTGATGCGGGCTGCAATATGATCGGCGGCGCCATTATGCTGTTCCTTAACTACTTCTATACCGATGTTTTTGGCCTGGCACCCGCGCTGGTTGGGGTACTACTGCTTTCGGTACGCGTGCTGGATGCGGTTACCGATCCTGTTATGGGCGCCATTGCCGATCGCACCCAGAGCCGCTGGGGGCGCTTTCGTCCCTGGCTGCTGTGGGTTTCGCTGCCCTACGTTCTGTTCAGCGTGCTAATGTTTACCACGCCGAACTGGAGCTACGAATACAAGGTAATCTACGCCTTCGTCACCTACTTTTTGATGTCGCTGGCCTACACTGCTATCAACATCCCCTACTGCTCGCTGGGCGGCGTAATCACCAACGAGCCGCATGAGCGCGTCTCCTGCCAGTCTTACCGCTTTGTGATGGTCGGTATCGCCACGCTGATTCTTTCTCTGACGCTGCTGCCGATGACTGAATATTTCGGCGGCGGCGATAAAGCGCGCGGTTATCAGATGGCGATGGGCGTTATGGCGGTGATTGGGCTGCTGATGTTTCTCTACTGCTTCGCCACGGTACGCGAACGCATCCGTCCCGCAGTGCCCAGCAATGACGATCTGAAAAACGACTTGCGCGACGTATGGAAAAACGATCAGTGGGTGCGCATTCTGCTGCTGACCTTCTGCAACGTCTGCCCCGGCTTCATCCGTATGGCCGCCACTATGTATTACGTCACCTGGGTGATGGGGCAATCTACCCATTTCGCCACGCTGTTTATCAGCCTGGGCGTGGTAGGCATGATGATCGGCAGCACGCTGGCAAAGGTATTAACCGATCGCTGGTGCAAGCTGAAGGTCTTTTTCTGGACCAATATTGCGCTGGCTATTTTCTCCTGCGGTTTCTGGTTTCTCGATCCGCAGGCAACGCTGCTGGTAGCGGTAATGTATTTCCTGCTGAATATCCTGCATCAGATCCCTTCTCCGCTGCACTGGTCGCTGATGGCCGATGTGGATGATTACGGCGAGTGGAAAACCGGCAAACGCATTACCGGCATCAGCTTCTCTGGCAACCTGTTTTTCCTGAAGGTGGGGCTTGCCGTGGCGGGAGCAATGGTGGGCTTTTTGCTCTCACTATACGGTTATGATGCCGGGGCAAAACAGCAAAGCGCTACCGCCCTGGGTGGCATTACGCTGCTGTTTACCGTGATCCCGGGCATCGGCTATCTGATCACCGCTGGCGTGGTGCGCTTGTTAAAAGTCGATCGTCAGCTAATGCAGACCATTCAACAGGATCTGGCAAAACGCCGGGAAAACTACCGTGAGCTGAGCGCCCTGCGCGACGGCAAAGCATTTGATATCAAACCAGAAGGAACGGCATCATGA
- the aroP gene encoding aromatic amino acid transporter AroP, which produces MEQQQGETLKRGLKNRHIQLIALGGAVGTGLFLGIGQTIQMAGPSVLLGYAIGGFIAFLIMRQLGEMVVEEPVAGTFSHFAYKYWGNFAGFASGWNYWVLYVLVAMAELTAVGKYIQVWWPDFPSWATAALFFILINAINLTNVKVYGEMEFWFAIIKVVAVVGMILFGGWLLLSGNGGPDASVSNIWAQGGFFPHGISGLVMAMTVIMFSFGGLELVGITAAEADDPGKSIPRATNQVIYRILIFYIGSLAVLLSLYPWVKVNGESSPFVMIFHDLGENLVANVLNIVFLTAALSVYNSCVYSNSRMLYGLAKQGSGPQALLKVDRRGVPYVALGVSALATAICVLINYLMPGEAFGLLMALVVSALVINWAMISLAHLKFRKAKDRQGVQTRFKAILYPAGNWLCLAFMGAILVIMLMTPGMAISVWLIPVWLIVLAIGYAIKNKTQRS; this is translated from the coding sequence ATGGAACAACAGCAGGGCGAGACGCTTAAGCGGGGATTGAAGAACCGCCATATTCAGCTGATTGCATTGGGCGGCGCCGTCGGCACCGGCCTGTTTCTGGGAATTGGACAAACCATACAGATGGCCGGGCCGTCAGTGCTGCTAGGCTATGCCATCGGTGGATTTATCGCCTTTTTAATCATGCGCCAGCTGGGCGAAATGGTGGTAGAGGAGCCAGTCGCCGGTACATTTAGCCATTTTGCCTATAAATACTGGGGCAACTTTGCCGGTTTCGCCTCCGGCTGGAATTACTGGGTACTTTATGTACTGGTTGCGATGGCAGAGCTGACGGCGGTCGGTAAATATATCCAGGTCTGGTGGCCCGATTTTCCTTCCTGGGCCACCGCAGCGCTCTTCTTCATACTGATCAACGCCATTAACCTGACTAACGTCAAGGTGTATGGCGAGATGGAGTTCTGGTTTGCCATTATCAAAGTGGTGGCCGTGGTCGGTATGATTCTGTTTGGCGGCTGGCTGCTGCTGAGCGGCAACGGCGGCCCGGACGCCTCGGTCAGCAATATCTGGGCGCAGGGCGGCTTCTTTCCGCACGGCATCAGTGGGCTGGTCATGGCGATGACGGTCATCATGTTCTCCTTCGGCGGACTGGAGCTGGTTGGCATTACCGCCGCCGAAGCGGACGATCCGGGCAAAAGCATCCCACGCGCAACCAACCAGGTGATCTACCGCATCCTAATCTTCTATATCGGCTCGCTGGCGGTACTGCTGTCACTCTATCCGTGGGTTAAGGTCAACGGCGAAAGCAGCCCGTTCGTGATGATTTTCCACGATCTGGGCGAGAACCTGGTAGCTAACGTATTAAACATCGTGTTTCTGACGGCGGCGCTGTCGGTTTATAACAGCTGCGTTTACAGCAACAGCCGTATGCTGTACGGTCTGGCTAAACAGGGCAGCGGCCCGCAGGCGCTGCTGAAAGTCGATCGTCGCGGCGTGCCCTATGTGGCTCTGGGCGTCTCGGCGTTGGCTACGGCCATCTGCGTACTGATTAACTATTTGATGCCGGGCGAAGCTTTTGGCCTGCTGATGGCGTTAGTGGTGTCTGCACTGGTGATTAACTGGGCGATGATCAGCCTGGCACACCTGAAATTCCGTAAAGCTAAAGATCGTCAGGGCGTACAGACACGCTTCAAGGCGATTCTTTATCCGGCTGGCAACTGGCTTTGCCTTGCGTTTATGGGCGCAATTCTGGTGATTATGCTGATGACGCCGGGTATGGCGATCTCCGTCTGGCTGATTCCGGTCTGGCTGATCGTGCTGGCGATTGGCTACGCGATAAAGAACAAAACGCAGCGATCTTAA
- the pdhR gene encoding pyruvate dehydrogenase complex transcriptional repressor PdhR, which produces MAYSKIRQPKLSDAIEQQLESLIMEGTLRPGEKLLPERELAKQFDVSRPSLREAIQRLEAKGLLLRRQGGGTFVQKNLWQSLSDPLVGLLADHPESQFDLLETRHALEGIAAYYAALRGTEEDLQRIRDCHLLIQHAQQSGDLDAEADAVMQYQIAVTEAAHNVVLLHLLRSMGPMLEKNVRQNFELLYSRREMLAQVSDHRASIFEAIVAREPEKAREASHRHLAFIEEILLDRSREQTRRERSLRRLQQRKE; this is translated from the coding sequence ATGGCCTACAGTAAGATTCGCCAACCAAAGCTCTCCGATGCGATTGAGCAACAGCTTGAATCCCTGATTATGGAGGGCACGTTGCGCCCGGGCGAAAAGCTTCTTCCGGAGCGTGAACTCGCTAAGCAGTTCGACGTATCTCGCCCCTCTTTGCGGGAAGCCATACAGCGCCTGGAAGCGAAAGGGCTGCTGCTGCGTCGTCAGGGCGGTGGCACCTTCGTACAGAAGAATCTGTGGCAAAGCCTGAGCGATCCGCTGGTTGGGCTGCTTGCCGATCACCCTGAATCCCAGTTCGACCTGCTGGAAACCCGTCACGCGCTTGAAGGTATTGCCGCTTACTACGCTGCTCTGCGTGGCACTGAAGAAGATTTACAACGCATCCGCGACTGCCATCTGCTCATTCAGCATGCCCAGCAGAGCGGCGATCTTGATGCTGAGGCTGATGCGGTCATGCAGTATCAAATTGCCGTCACGGAAGCGGCACATAATGTGGTGCTGCTGCATTTGCTACGATCTATGGGGCCGATGCTGGAAAAGAACGTGCGACAGAATTTTGAATTGCTCTACTCACGCCGCGAAATGCTGGCGCAGGTGAGCGACCATCGCGCCAGTATTTTTGAGGCGATTGTTGCCCGCGAGCCGGAAAAGGCACGCGAAGCTTCGCATCGTCATCTGGCGTTCATCGAGGAAATATTGCTGGACAGAAGTCGGGAGCAGACGCGTCGTGAACGCTCCCTGCGGCGTTTACAGCAACGTAAGGAATAA